The sequence TCATCGTTGACTGTCCAAGCGTAAATCTTTTTATGATTGGTCAACAGTTTGATCATGAAATTTTGGTCTAAGGAAGAGTATTCCATCGTATAACCGTTGGCTTTGGTTCTGGGAAAGATAGTATTGTAAGGAAGGATGAAGTAAGCGACAAGAGATTTGTCATATTTTTTAACCTTATCAATGACACGGTAATCAAGTGAGTGAATCTGATGTTTATAATGTTTGATTTGTTTAGCGTATTTGTTGAGAAAATGTGCTATCATTCCCTTTGAATCTTGAGAAGATGTTTTGATTTCAATGAGTAATTTTTGCCCTAACTGATTCGCTCTAGTGAGATAGTCATCAA comes from Streptococcus troglodytae and encodes:
- a CDS encoding glycerophosphodiester phosphodiesterase, giving the protein MTVFRKTAQLKPDFVEIDIQETADKQFVMMHDSNISDLTGTNGTTHHFTLKQLTQMTVSENGYSTKMTSFDDYLTRANQLGQKLLIEIKTSSQDSKGMIAHFLNKYAKQIKHYKHQIHSLDYRVIDKVKKYDKSLVAYFILPYNTIFPRTKANGYTMEYSSLDQNFMIKLLTNHKKIYAWTVNDESVMTGMILMGVNGIITDNLTTSQGRNQ